From the genome of Gracilinanus agilis isolate LMUSP501 chromosome 2, AgileGrace, whole genome shotgun sequence, one region includes:
- the EGR1 gene encoding early growth response protein 1 gives MAAAKAEMQLMSPLQISDPFGSFPHSPTMDNYPKLEEMMLLSSGGPQFLGAAGGPPEGSGGGGGGGGGGGGSGSNSTGGFNPQGEAGEQHFEHLAADPFPDIPLNTEKVLSETSYPNQPTRLPPITYTGRFSLEPAPNSGNTLWPEPLFSLVSGLVSMSNPPATSSAAPSPSASSASSSQSPPLSCAVQSSESSPIYSAAPTFPTPNSEIFPEPQSQAFPNSAGSAIQYPPPAYPTSKGSFQVPIIPDYLFPQQQGGELGLVPPDQKPFPNLESRTQPSLTPLSTIKAFATQTGSQDLKTLNTTYQSQLVKPSRMRKYPNRPSKTPPHERPYACPVESCDRRFSRSDELTRHIRIHTGQKPFQCRICMRNFSRSDHLTTHIRTHTGEKPFACDICGRKFARSDERKRHTKIHLRQKEKKTEKGVPSSVASSLSSYPSPVTTSYPSPATTSYPSPVPTSYSSPVSSSYPSPAHSGFPSPSVATTYSSVTPAFPPQGITSFPSSAVTNSFSASTALSDMTATFSPRTIEIC, from the exons ATGGCTGCGGCCAAGGCAGAGATGCAGCTGATGTCCCCGCTGCAGATCTCCGATCCCTTCGGCTCCTTCCCTCACTCCCCCACCATGGACAACTATCCTAAACTGGAGGAGATGATGCTGCTGAGCTCAGGGGGGCCCCAGTTTCTTGGCGCCGCCGGCGGGCCTCCAGAAGGCAGTGGTGGtgggggaggtggaggaggaggcggcggcggcagTGGCAGCAACAGCACGGGTGGCTTCAATCCCCAAGGGGAAGCCGGCGAACAGCACTTCGAGCACCTGGCTGCAG ACCCTTTTCCTGACATTCCACTGAACACGGAGAAGGTGCTCTCGGAGACCAGCTACCCTAATCAGCCCACTCGGTTACCCCCAATAACCTACACTGGCCGATTCTCCTTGGAGCCAGCCCCCAACAGTGGCAATACTCTGTGGCCAGAGCCACTTTTCAGTCTGGTCAGTGGACTTGTCAGCATGAGTAACCCACCAGCCACCTCATCGGCAGCCCCATCTCCATCGgcctcctctgcctcctcctcaCAGAGTCCCCCACTGAGCTGTGCAGTGCAGTCCAGTGAGAGCAGCCCCATCTACTCTGCAGCCCCTACGTTCCCCACTCCCAACTCTGAGATCTTCCCTGAGCCACAAAGCCAGGCCTTCCCTAACTCAGCTGGCTCAGCTATCCAGTACCCACCACCTGCTTATCCCACCTCCAAGGGCAGCTTCCAGGTGCCCATAATCCCAGACTATCTCTTCCCACAGCAGCAGGGGGGTGAGTTGGGCTTGGTCCCACCAGACCAGAAACCCTTCCCGAACTTGGAGAGCCGAACCCAGCCTTCCCTCACCCCACTGTCCACCATCAAGGCTTTTGCCACACAGACTGGCTCTCAAGATCTGAAGACCCTCAACACTACCTATCAGTCTCAGCTTGTCAAGCCAAGTCGCATGCGCAAGTACCCTAACAGGCCCAGCAAGACTCCCCCCCACGAGCGCCCCTATGCCTGCCCTGTGGAGTCCTGTGACAGGCGCTTTTCACGATCTGATGAGCTGACTCGCCATATCCGAATCCACACAGGCCAGAAGCCCTTCCAGTGCCGCATCTGCATGCGAAATTTCAGCCGAAGTGACCACCTCACCACTCACATCCGTactcacactggagagaaacccttcgCCTGTGACATCTGTGGGAGAAAGTTTGCTCGAAGTGATGAGCGCAAGAGGCACACAAAGATTCACCTtcgacagaaagaaaagaaaacagagaagggtGTTCCATCCTCTGTggcttcttccctctcttcataTCCATCCCCTGTCACTACCTCCTACCCATCCCCTGCTACCACTTCCTACCCATCTCCAGTACCCACCTCCTATTCTTCTCCTGTGTCCTCATCTTATCCCTCTCCAGCACACAGTGGCTTCCCCTCACCCTCTGTGGCTACCACGTACTCCTCTGTCACCCCTGCCTTTCCACCCCAAGGCATTACCAGCTTCCCCTCCTCAGCCGTCACCAACTCCTTCAGCGCCTCAACAGCGCTTTCGGACATGACGGCCACGTTTTCTCCCAGGACAATTGaaatatgctaa